aaaataaagaaatggtAAGCGATGTTGATTTGTTGAACAAAATTAAGCCAAACGATACACTATGCGAAGCTTGTATAAAGAGTAAACAAGCGAAATTGCCATTCAGTAAAGAAAAGGATAAAAGTCATGTGCAACGAGCATTATTCATAATACATACGGATGTTTTTCGGTCCGGTAACTCCTCTAACCGTGAAAGATCAAAGATATTTTGTAACCTTTATTGATGAATTTACTCATTATTCAGTTATCTATTTAATGCAAAATAAATCCGAagtattttctaaattcaaagattatgTAGCTAAAAGTGAAAACCATTTTAATTCAAAAGTAGTTAATATCTATTGCGATAACGGCCGAGAGTATTTATCAAacgatatgaaaaattattgcataGAAAAAGGAATAACTTATCATTTTACAGTACCGGGAACCCCACAGTTAAACGGTGTCGCTGAGCGTATGAATCGTACAATATTAGAGAGAGCTCGCGCTATGATTATCGAGGCAAAGTTAGATAAAGTTTTCTGGGGGGATGCTGTTCTAACAGCAGtgtatttaataaacaaaacTTCAACAAAAGcattaaaaatcaacaaaacacCATTTGAATTGTGGCATGGCAAGAAaccacaaataaaatatttgaaagtaTTTGGTTCCACGGTTCATGTTCTTATCAAAacaaatgagaataaatttgatgaaaaaatcatggaaaggAATACTAGTAGGATATGAACCAAGTGGATACAGAATATGGGATgtagaaaatagaaaatacatCATTGCAAGAGATGTAATTGTCGATGAATCAAACTTTCATATAAGCAGACCACAGGTGATAGAAAATGAAACTGGAGTCCCTGAGAACAGCTCAAACTCAGTATGTAAAGAAACTGAAATCACTGACAATGGGTCAAATTCAGAAATAAATGATACTGAAGTTGATAGCGAAGTATTAAATGAGAAATACAAATTTGGTAAAACTGGAGTCCCTGAGAACAGCTCAAACTCAGTATGTAAAGAATCTGAAATCACTGACAATGGGTCAAATTCAGAAATAAATGATACTGAAGTTGATAGGGAAGTATTAAATGAGAAATACAAATTTGGTAAAACTGGAGTCCCTGAGAACAGCTCAAACTCAGTATGTAAAGAAACTGAAATCACTGACAATGGGTCAAATTCAGAAATAAATGATACTAAAGTTGATAGCGAAGTATTAAATGAGAAATACAAATTTGGTAAAACTGGAGTCCCTGAGAACAGCTCAAACTCAGTATGTAAAGAAACTGAAATCACTGACAATGGGTCAAATTCAGAAATAAATGATACTAAAGTTGATAGCGAAGTATTAAATAAGAAATACAAATTTGGTAAAGCTGGAGTCCCTGACGAGACGTCAAACACAGCAAGAAAGCCAAAATGGAGGGGGTTCGGTATACCTAGCAATGAAGGTAGCCAAAGCCAAATACCTCACtgtgaaaatcataaaatcgaTGCTACAGACACATGGTCAGCATCAGGAGAAATAACACAAAGGCTGCAGAAAAAGATTCATGACAACGACTTGAAAAACTTAAGAgacaaaaatcatattttaagGGAGTCAAAAGATTTGAAAAAGGATGGAGCACCTCCTATtgaaaatagtaataatagCAATAAAGATTTTTCACAACTAAGACGTAGTAATAGAATTAGAAATATTCCAAAAGTTTCTTACAGCGAAGAAAATTTACAACCTGATTATTTAATGTGCGCTCAATCAGTGGTATGTAAAATTCCCAATTCATTTCACGATATAGAAAACAGAGATGACAGAGAACTCTGGAAACATGGCATTCAAGACGAATTGAattctttattaattaatcaaacgtGGACATTGGTTGAAAAACcggaaggaaaaaatataatagacTGTAAATGGGTATtcgcattaaaaaatgatgaatatgGAAATCCGGTAAGATATAAAGCACGATTAGTAGCAAAAGGCTTCAgtcaaaaatatttagaagATTACAATGAAACTTTTGCACCTGTCGCGAGACTTTCAAGTTTTAGATTCCTAATT
This genomic stretch from Diachasmimorpha longicaudata isolate KC_UGA_2023 chromosome 6, iyDiaLong2, whole genome shotgun sequence harbors:
- the LOC135163764 gene encoding uncharacterized protein LOC135163764 is translated as MFLSKQMRINLMKKSWKGILVGYEPSGYRIWDVENRKYIIARDVIVDESNFHISRPQVIENETGVPENSSNSVCKETEITDNGSNSEINDTEVDSEVLNEKYKFGKTGVPENSSNSVCKESEITDNGSNSEINDTEVDREVLNEKYKFGKTGVPENSSNSVCKETEITDNGSNSEINDTKVDSEVLNEKYKFGKTGVPENSSNSVCKETEITDNGSNSEINDTKVDSEVLNKKYKFGKAGVPDETSNTARKPKWRGFGIPSNEGSQSQIPHCENHKIDATDTWSASGEITQRLQKKIHDNDLKNLRDKNHILRESKDLKKDGAPPIENSEQLADILTKPLPAPRFLQLRTEIGLK